A stretch of the Oceanicola sp. D3 genome encodes the following:
- the glgC gene encoding glucose-1-phosphate adenylyltransferase, with protein sequence MVETKRLSQRSMAFVLAGGRGSRLKELTDRRVKPAVYFGGKTRIIDFALSNAVNSGIRRMAVATQYKAHSLIRHCQRGWNFFRAERNEFLDILPASQRVSESMWYRGTADAVTQNIDIVDSYGIDYIVILAGDHIYKMDYEIMLEQHVKADADVTIGCLTVPRKDASAFGVMAVDTESRITSFLEKPADPPATPEDPTKALASMGIYVFKWSFLRELLLADAEDTNSSHDFGNDLIPDIVKNGKAIAHRFDDSCVRAEGAPSYWRDVGTLDAFWEANIDLTDFTPELDLWDRDWPIWTYSESAPPAKFIHDEKDRRGVAISSMVSGGCVISGTEVRNSLLFTQVHTNSYAVLDHSVVLPDVVVHRSARLRKCVIDRGVEIPKGLVVGEDPVEDAKFFRVTEKGTTLITADMVAKWEAAQ encoded by the coding sequence ATGGTCGAAACCAAGAGGTTGTCTCAACGCTCGATGGCATTCGTGTTGGCGGGTGGGCGCGGCTCGCGCCTGAAAGAGCTGACCGACCGGCGGGTCAAACCGGCCGTGTATTTCGGCGGCAAGACCCGGATCATCGACTTCGCCCTGTCCAACGCCGTCAATTCCGGCATCCGCCGAATGGCTGTGGCCACCCAGTACAAGGCCCATTCGCTGATCCGCCACTGCCAGCGCGGCTGGAACTTCTTTCGCGCCGAGCGCAACGAGTTTCTCGATATCCTGCCCGCCTCGCAGCGCGTGTCGGAGTCGATGTGGTATCGCGGCACTGCCGATGCGGTGACCCAAAACATCGACATCGTCGACAGCTACGGCATTGACTACATCGTAATCCTTGCAGGCGATCATATCTACAAGATGGATTACGAGATCATGCTGGAGCAGCACGTCAAGGCCGATGCCGACGTGACGATTGGCTGCCTGACGGTGCCGCGCAAGGACGCCTCGGCCTTCGGGGTGATGGCGGTGGATACCGAAAGCCGCATCACCTCCTTCCTCGAAAAGCCCGCTGATCCGCCCGCCACGCCGGAAGACCCGACAAAGGCACTGGCCTCGATGGGGATCTACGTTTTCAAATGGAGTTTCCTGCGCGAGCTTTTGCTGGCCGATGCCGAAGATACCAACTCCTCGCATGATTTCGGCAATGATCTGATCCCCGACATCGTGAAGAACGGCAAGGCCATCGCCCACCGCTTCGATGACAGCTGCGTGCGCGCCGAGGGTGCGCCGAGCTACTGGCGCGACGTCGGCACGCTCGATGCCTTCTGGGAGGCCAATATCGACCTTACCGACTTCACCCCCGAGCTTGATCTCTGGGATAGGGATTGGCCGATCTGGACCTATTCCGAGTCTGCCCCGCCAGCCAAGTTCATCCACGACGAGAAAGACCGCCGGGGCGTGGCGATCTCGTCGATGGTGTCGGGCGGCTGCGTCATTTCGGGCACCGAGGTGCGCAACTCACTGCTGTTCACGCAGGTGCACACCAATTCCTACGCCGTGCTCGATCATTCGGTCGTCTTGCCCGATGTGGTCGTCCACCGCTCGGCCCGGCTGCGCAAATGCGTGATCGACCGGGGTGTCGAAATCCCCAAGGGGCTCGTGGTGGGGGAAGATCCGGTTGAAGACGCCAAGTTCTTCCGCGTCACCGAAAAGGGGACAACCCTCATTACCGCAGACATGGTTGCCAAATGGGAAGCTGCCCAGTGA
- the glgX gene encoding glycogen debranching protein GlgX: MTSNQLSAGRPHPLGATFDGQGVNFAVFSQHATRVTLCLCDDQGHETFLIDLVEREGHIWHGYVDGLRPGQQYGYRVHGPYAPQEGHRFNPHKLLIDPYSKQLTGHLQWHDALYGYEIGHPDEDLSFDTRDSAPYMPRSVVADPSFAWGRQERLRLDTPWVDTIIYEAHVKGLTAMRKDIPNAGKFLAMASEPMLRHLKDLGVTAIELMPVHASVDDRFLVDKGLSNYWGYMTYGFFAPDPRFLSRKEISEFQQMVARFHSAGIEVILDVVYNHTAEGDQRGPTLSFRGFDNASYYRLAEDKRCYINDTGCGNTLDMDHPFVLRMVMDSLRYWVETMHVDGFRFDLAATLARSGGQFDRDGAFCRSIRQDPVLNKVKMIAEPWDVGPDGYQLGAFSSPFAEWNDKYRDNVRKFWRGDALSTRKLAGHVTGSAIRFDHDGRPATTSINFVTAHDGFTLMDTVSYNHKHNEANGEDSRDGHDHNCSDNCGVEGPTDDPAIIAKRARRRRNIMATLMLSQGTPMILAGDELGNSQGGNNNAYCQDNEIGWVNWDEADPDFLAFCRQIIAFRKATPILRQKRFLHSRTRAVDGKPDVFWRRADGDAMAEEDWGRDDLHFVGVEMRMARGTPAYEPRFGAVYLVFNAGAALRVTLPETLPGHRWRRVIDTSSHNAQPARAGVANVAEDSVVAFELCPITDGRDMAVEHRGRRAKA; this comes from the coding sequence ATGACGTCAAACCAACTCAGTGCGGGCCGCCCGCATCCGCTGGGCGCAACATTTGATGGCCAGGGCGTCAACTTTGCCGTGTTTTCGCAGCATGCAACGCGGGTCACGCTCTGCCTGTGCGACGATCAGGGCCACGAGACCTTCCTGATCGACCTTGTCGAGCGCGAGGGGCACATCTGGCACGGCTATGTCGATGGGCTGCGCCCGGGGCAGCAATACGGCTACCGGGTGCATGGCCCCTATGCCCCGCAGGAGGGCCACCGGTTCAACCCGCACAAGCTGCTGATCGACCCTTATTCCAAGCAGCTCACCGGGCACCTGCAATGGCACGACGCGCTCTATGGCTACGAAATCGGCCACCCGGATGAAGACCTCAGCTTCGACACCCGCGACAGCGCCCCCTACATGCCGAGATCGGTCGTGGCCGACCCCTCCTTTGCATGGGGGCGACAGGAGCGGCTGCGGCTCGATACACCTTGGGTCGATACGATCATCTACGAAGCGCATGTCAAAGGCCTGACCGCCATGCGCAAGGACATCCCCAACGCGGGCAAATTCCTTGCGATGGCCTCCGAGCCGATGCTGAGGCACCTGAAAGACCTTGGCGTAACCGCGATCGAGCTGATGCCCGTTCACGCCTCGGTTGATGACCGGTTCTTGGTCGACAAGGGGCTCAGCAACTACTGGGGCTACATGACCTACGGGTTCTTTGCGCCCGATCCCCGGTTTCTGAGCCGAAAGGAAATTTCCGAGTTTCAACAGATGGTTGCCCGGTTCCATTCTGCCGGGATCGAGGTGATCCTCGATGTGGTCTACAACCACACCGCCGAGGGCGACCAGCGCGGGCCCACACTGAGCTTCCGCGGCTTCGACAACGCCAGCTACTACCGGCTGGCCGAAGACAAGCGCTGCTACATCAACGACACCGGCTGCGGCAACACGCTCGATATGGATCATCCCTTCGTGCTGCGAATGGTCATGGATTCCCTGCGCTACTGGGTCGAAACCATGCATGTAGACGGGTTCCGCTTTGATCTGGCCGCCACATTGGCCCGCAGCGGTGGGCAGTTTGACCGTGACGGCGCCTTCTGCCGCTCCATCCGGCAGGATCCGGTGCTCAATAAGGTCAAGATGATCGCCGAGCCCTGGGACGTGGGGCCTGATGGCTATCAGCTCGGGGCCTTCTCCTCGCCCTTCGCGGAATGGAATGACAAGTATCGCGACAATGTCCGCAAGTTCTGGCGCGGCGATGCGCTGAGCACCCGCAAGCTGGCCGGGCACGTGACAGGCTCGGCCATTCGGTTTGACCATGACGGTCGACCTGCCACCACCTCGATCAATTTCGTCACCGCGCATGACGGTTTCACCCTGATGGACACCGTCAGCTACAACCACAAGCACAACGAGGCCAATGGCGAAGACAGCCGCGACGGGCATGATCACAACTGCTCGGACAATTGCGGTGTAGAGGGGCCGACCGACGATCCGGCGATCATCGCCAAACGCGCCCGGCGGCGCAGAAATATCATGGCCACGCTGATGCTCAGTCAGGGCACGCCGATGATCCTCGCAGGCGACGAGCTGGGCAACTCGCAGGGCGGTAACAACAACGCCTACTGTCAGGACAACGAGATCGGCTGGGTCAACTGGGACGAGGCCGATCCTGATTTCCTCGCTTTCTGCCGCCAGATCATCGCCTTTCGCAAGGCCACGCCGATCTTGCGGCAAAAGCGCTTTTTGCACTCACGCACGCGGGCCGTCGATGGCAAGCCCGATGTCTTCTGGCGCCGCGCCGATGGCGATGCGATGGCCGAGGAAGACTGGGGCCGCGATGACCTGCATTTCGTCGGCGTCGAGATGCGCATGGCCCGGGGCACCCCGGCGTATGAGCCACGCTTCGGCGCGGTCTACCTTGTGTTCAACGCCGGTGCCGCGCTGCGCGTCACCTTGCCAGAGACCTTGCCCGGCCACCGCTGGCGCCGCGTCATCGACACCTCCAGCCACAACGCGCAGCCGGCCCGCGCCGGGGTTGCCAACGTCGCCGAAGACAGCGTGGTGGCCTTCGAACTCTGCCCAATCACCGACGGCAGGGATATGGCGGTAGAACATCGTGGAAGGAGGGCCAAAGCATGA
- a CDS encoding SPOR domain-containing protein, which produces MGKGKLLHVGVISVSVLALTACEDGTGLKFGGKKADGPATAAVDRPATTKLVERDVEAPEVFSKTEDGLWDGRPSLGGVWIAHPDVKEPERVIIRNETNGKFVIGALFKRERENPGPKLQLSSDAANALGLLPGAPTKLNVVALVREEVPEAAPAAAPAPVSTDTIAAPEAIEQKSLDAPLASAEAAIARAEGTGAAGAAAAGTAVDTASAAAPAGPEPKAKKGFWQRLKGKNTRRAKADATISAAPDAAPPVAPAGTATPEISAAPLAPTAAAATAPAPKAAGPKPSGGKNYVQIGIFSVEDNANRTAANMRKSGVVPTVYEQQSAGKTFWRVVIGPAHSAADREALLKKVKAMGFQDAYFVSN; this is translated from the coding sequence ATGGGCAAGGGCAAACTCCTTCATGTAGGTGTGATTTCGGTGTCGGTATTGGCGCTGACGGCCTGTGAAGATGGCACGGGGCTGAAGTTCGGCGGCAAGAAGGCCGACGGGCCAGCAACGGCGGCAGTGGACCGTCCGGCAACCACCAAGCTGGTGGAACGGGACGTGGAAGCGCCGGAAGTTTTCTCGAAAACCGAAGACGGGCTTTGGGACGGGCGGCCTTCGCTCGGCGGGGTCTGGATTGCCCACCCCGATGTGAAAGAGCCCGAGCGGGTTATCATCCGCAATGAAACCAACGGAAAATTCGTGATCGGTGCGCTGTTCAAGCGCGAGCGCGAAAACCCGGGGCCCAAGCTTCAGCTTTCCTCCGATGCGGCCAATGCGCTGGGTCTGTTGCCCGGTGCGCCGACCAAGCTGAACGTGGTGGCACTGGTGCGCGAAGAGGTGCCCGAGGCGGCTCCGGCCGCGGCCCCTGCCCCCGTGAGCACAGATACCATCGCTGCGCCCGAAGCGATCGAGCAGAAATCGCTTGATGCACCGCTGGCCTCTGCCGAGGCCGCCATTGCGCGGGCCGAGGGCACGGGCGCCGCAGGTGCCGCTGCCGCTGGCACGGCTGTTGATACCGCAAGCGCTGCCGCCCCCGCAGGGCCGGAACCCAAGGCCAAGAAGGGCTTCTGGCAGCGCCTGAAAGGCAAGAACACGCGTCGCGCCAAGGCCGATGCCACAATTTCTGCCGCCCCCGATGCCGCGCCCCCCGTGGCCCCGGCTGGCACGGCGACGCCCGAGATTTCCGCAGCACCGCTTGCCCCCACCGCCGCAGCGGCCACCGCGCCTGCCCCCAAGGCAGCCGGGCCCAAGCCGTCGGGCGGCAAGAACTATGTGCAGATCGGGATCTTCTCGGTCGAGGACAACGCAAATCGCACCGCCGCCAATATGCGCAAGTCCGGCGTGGTGCCCACCGTCTATGAGCAGCAGAGCGCCGGCAAAACATTCTGGCGTGTCGTGATCGGCCCTGCGCATAGTGCCGCCGATCGCGAGGCACTTCTCAAAAAAGTTAAGGCGATGGGCTTCCAGGACGCGTATTTTGTGAGCAACTGA
- a CDS encoding D-alanyl-D-alanine carboxypeptidase family protein — translation MLRLHGFATLIAAAVIAAATTAAAAFETRATSAWVVDETTGTILLSKNADTALPPASMSKLMTLNMLFEALRDGRVTLDTTFTVSERAKNMGGSSMFLNTTDRPSVEQLIKGIVVQSGNDACVVVAEGLAGTEDGFARLMNERARDLGMENSTFANASGWPNPGQRMSMHDLGILALRLIREFPEYYGYFGMEKFEFDGRVPTNHNNRNPLLKLGIGADGLKTGHTSEAGYGLVGSAKQGNRRIVFVITGLPSEDARKQEAINIVNWAFRQFVQKTVADEGTRVAEAPVWLGAEPRVGLVLANDLDVLMPALAQDSLKAEVSYEGPLRAPVVAGDEVAQLTVTLPDMEAITVPLVAERDVPKGGFLPRLKTAAGVLMKQFASQAAPQ, via the coding sequence ATGCTTCGCCTCCACGGCTTCGCAACATTGATTGCCGCTGCGGTCATTGCCGCCGCAACCACCGCCGCCGCCGCCTTCGAAACCCGCGCCACCTCGGCCTGGGTCGTCGATGAGACGACGGGCACGATCCTGCTGTCGAAAAACGCCGACACCGCCCTGCCCCCGGCCTCCATGTCCAAGCTGATGACGCTGAACATGCTGTTCGAGGCGCTCCGCGACGGGCGGGTGACGCTGGACACGACCTTCACCGTGAGCGAGCGCGCCAAGAACATGGGCGGCTCGTCGATGTTTCTCAACACCACCGACAGGCCCTCGGTCGAACAGCTGATCAAGGGGATCGTTGTGCAATCGGGCAATGACGCCTGCGTGGTGGTGGCCGAAGGGCTGGCGGGCACCGAAGACGGCTTTGCCCGGCTGATGAATGAGCGCGCCCGCGACCTCGGCATGGAAAACTCCACCTTCGCCAACGCCAGCGGCTGGCCCAACCCGGGGCAGCGGATGTCGATGCATGACCTCGGCATTCTGGCGCTGCGGCTTATCCGCGAGTTCCCCGAATACTACGGCTACTTCGGGATGGAGAAGTTTGAGTTCGACGGGCGGGTGCCGACCAATCACAACAACCGCAACCCGCTGCTGAAGCTCGGCATTGGCGCGGATGGGCTGAAGACGGGGCATACCTCCGAAGCGGGCTATGGGCTTGTTGGCTCGGCCAAGCAGGGCAACCGGCGGATCGTTTTTGTCATCACCGGCCTGCCCTCGGAAGATGCACGCAAGCAGGAGGCGATCAACATCGTCAACTGGGCGTTCCGCCAGTTCGTGCAGAAGACCGTGGCCGATGAGGGCACCCGGGTGGCCGAAGCGCCGGTGTGGCTCGGGGCAGAGCCCCGGGTTGGGCTGGTGCTGGCAAACGACCTTGATGTGCTGATGCCTGCGCTTGCGCAGGACAGCCTGAAGGCGGAGGTGAGCTATGAGGGCCCGTTGCGCGCGCCCGTGGTGGCGGGCGATGAGGTGGCACAGCTCACCGTGACCCTGCCCGACATGGAAGCGATCACCGTGCCACTGGTGGCTGAGCGCGATGTGCCCAAAGGCGGCTTCCTTCCCCGGCTGAAAACGGCGGCGGGCGTGCTGATGAAGCAGTTCGCGAGCCAGGCTGCGCCGCAGTAG
- a CDS encoding alpha-amylase family glycosyl hydrolase: MANGQEWWRGSVTYQIYPRSFMDADGDGIGDLKGIAQRLDHVASLGVDAIWLSPVFPSPMADMGYDVSDYTDIDPTFGTLEDFDALVDKAHALGLKVIIDQVLSHASDQHPYFTESRQSRDNPKADWFVWADPKPDGTPPNNWLAIFGGSSWEWDARRRQYYFHNFLREQPDWNFHNPEVQDYLLDCVRFWLDRGVDGFRLDTVNFYVHDQLLRDNAANPLPWAQEAVRPFEMQYTLFSKNRPENIAFLERLRALLDEYEGRTMVGEVGDSHHSIDLMGEYTSGSNRLHMAYSFELLGPDFSPKHFRSRIEAFFKGAPDGWPCWAFSNHDVPRHVGRWLEHAGDQEALAKQAAALLLSFEGSICIYQGEELGQVDTVLSFEELTDPEGINFWPEKTGRDGCRTPMIWEANAPNGGFSIANKTWLPVKPPQQARAVSAQGENSVLAFYRAMLALRRAEPDLRLGNTGFVDFPEPVLGFQRGDSLMCIYNLSPEPVTVDLPSRITPVLEQAAEVGDGSLSLGPNGFVIGRLA; the protein is encoded by the coding sequence ATGGCGAACGGGCAGGAATGGTGGCGGGGGTCTGTCACATATCAGATCTACCCAAGATCTTTCATGGACGCCGATGGCGACGGGATCGGTGATCTGAAAGGCATCGCCCAGCGGCTGGATCATGTTGCCAGCCTTGGCGTGGATGCGATCTGGCTCAGCCCGGTCTTTCCCTCGCCGATGGCGGACATGGGCTATGACGTGTCGGACTACACCGATATCGACCCGACCTTCGGCACGCTGGAGGACTTTGACGCGCTGGTCGACAAGGCCCATGCGCTTGGCCTCAAGGTCATCATCGACCAGGTGCTCAGCCACGCCTCCGACCAGCACCCCTATTTCACCGAAAGCCGCCAGAGCCGCGACAATCCCAAGGCGGATTGGTTTGTCTGGGCCGATCCAAAGCCCGATGGCACGCCGCCCAACAATTGGCTGGCGATCTTCGGTGGGTCGTCCTGGGAGTGGGATGCGCGGCGGCGGCAGTATTACTTCCACAACTTCCTGCGCGAACAGCCGGATTGGAACTTCCACAATCCCGAGGTGCAGGACTACCTGCTGGACTGCGTCCGCTTCTGGCTCGACCGCGGGGTCGATGGCTTCCGGCTCGACACCGTCAACTTCTATGTCCACGACCAACTGCTGCGCGACAACGCCGCAAACCCCTTGCCCTGGGCGCAGGAGGCCGTGCGGCCCTTTGAAATGCAGTACACGCTGTTTTCTAAGAACCGGCCCGAGAACATTGCCTTTCTGGAGCGGCTGCGGGCGCTGCTGGATGAATATGAGGGGCGCACCATGGTGGGCGAGGTGGGCGACAGCCACCATTCGATCGACCTCATGGGCGAATATACCTCCGGCTCCAACCGTCTCCACATGGCCTACAGCTTTGAACTGCTGGGGCCGGATTTTTCGCCCAAGCACTTCCGCAGCCGTATCGAGGCGTTCTTCAAAGGCGCGCCCGATGGCTGGCCGTGCTGGGCCTTCTCCAACCATGATGTGCCGCGCCATGTGGGGCGCTGGCTGGAGCACGCGGGCGATCAGGAGGCGCTGGCCAAACAGGCCGCCGCCCTGTTGCTCAGTTTCGAAGGCTCGATCTGCATCTATCAGGGCGAGGAGCTGGGGCAGGTCGATACCGTGCTGAGTTTCGAAGAGCTGACCGATCCGGAGGGCATCAACTTCTGGCCGGAAAAGACCGGGCGCGATGGCTGCCGCACACCGATGATTTGGGAGGCGAATGCGCCGAACGGTGGCTTTTCAATCGCCAACAAAACCTGGCTGCCGGTGAAGCCGCCGCAGCAGGCGCGCGCGGTTTCGGCCCAGGGCGAGAACAGCGTGCTGGCGTTCTATCGCGCCATGCTGGCCCTGCGCCGGGCCGAGCCCGATCTGCGGCTCGGGAACACGGGCTTTGTGGATTTCCCCGAACCGGTGCTAGGCTTCCAGCGAGGAGACAGCTTGATGTGCATCTATAACCTTTCGCCAGAGCCGGTCACCGTTGATCTGCCGAGCCGGATCACCCCGGTTCTCGAGCAAGCGGCGGAGGTTGGTGACGGCTCCCTTTCGCTCGGGCCCAACGGCTTTGTCATCGGAAGGCTGGCGTAA
- the glgB gene encoding 1,4-alpha-glucan branching protein GlgB, protein MAEAGASTTPRALPPHMSEGDVEALLHARHDRPFDVLGVHKSGRKAWCVALVPDATSVVAKVGRKSVPLERLEGPLFAAQVPNSESAHSLTAQFEDGASWAFEDPYRFGPVLQDMDQYLIGEGTHRHLWKALGAHVTELEGIAGTHFAVWAPNAARVSVVGDFNTWDGRRHPMRRVGVSGVWEIFLPGLGEGELYKYEIAPTEGAPFLKADPVGFGAQHPPETSSVIRDISGYGWSDEDWMATRGDRQRREEPMSIYEVHLGSWRRAEDGRRLSYKELARELVDYAKWMGFTHLEFLPISEFPFDGSWGYQPLGMYAPTIRFGPPHEFRDLVEAAHKADLGVILDWVPGHFPEDAHGLARFDGTHLYEHSDPREGFHQDWNTLIYNYGRTEVKNYLTANALYWLSEYHVDGLRVDAVASMLYRDYSRAQDAWVPNKDGGRENYEAIDFLKEMNTLCYGEVEGIMTVAEESTAFPGVSAPVDAGGLGFGFKWNMGWMNDTLRYIEKDPIHRKYDHHLMTLPIDYSFSENFILPISHDEVVHGKGSMIEKMPGDEWEKFANLRAYYGYMWGHPGKKLLFMGCEFGQWSEWNHDVSLDWDALHGEKQRGLQSLVRDLNHLHRNTPALHRRDCDPSGFRWIANDPEQSLSAFARFGEEGDAPVVVVCNFTPVERNWRIGVPRPGTWEEVLNSDAAAYGGGDRGNGGAVQSQAGDWDGLPQSIELKVPPLATLMLRHKT, encoded by the coding sequence ATGGCCGAGGCCGGGGCGAGCACCACGCCGCGCGCGCTCCCGCCGCATATGAGCGAGGGCGATGTTGAAGCCCTGCTTCACGCACGCCACGACCGGCCATTTGATGTTCTTGGCGTGCACAAGAGCGGGCGCAAAGCCTGGTGCGTGGCGCTGGTGCCTGATGCCACCTCGGTGGTGGCGAAGGTTGGGCGCAAGAGCGTGCCGCTTGAGCGTTTGGAAGGCCCGCTCTTTGCCGCGCAGGTGCCCAACTCGGAATCGGCGCATTCGCTAACGGCGCAGTTCGAGGATGGGGCGAGCTGGGCGTTTGAAGATCCCTACAGGTTTGGCCCGGTCCTTCAGGATATGGACCAATACCTGATCGGCGAGGGCACGCACCGGCATCTCTGGAAGGCGCTCGGCGCGCATGTGACCGAGCTGGAGGGCATTGCCGGCACGCATTTCGCCGTCTGGGCGCCCAACGCTGCGCGGGTTTCGGTCGTGGGGGATTTCAACACCTGGGACGGCCGCCGCCACCCGATGCGCCGGGTGGGTGTGTCGGGCGTGTGGGAGATCTTCCTGCCCGGTCTCGGGGAGGGCGAGCTCTACAAATACGAGATCGCGCCGACCGAGGGCGCCCCCTTCCTCAAGGCCGACCCTGTGGGCTTCGGGGCGCAGCACCCGCCCGAAACCTCTTCCGTCATCCGCGATATCTCGGGGTATGGCTGGTCCGATGAGGATTGGATGGCAACCCGCGGCGACAGGCAGCGCCGTGAAGAGCCGATGTCGATCTACGAGGTGCATCTCGGCTCATGGCGGCGGGCCGAGGATGGGCGCAGGCTCTCCTACAAGGAACTGGCGCGCGAACTGGTGGACTACGCCAAATGGATGGGCTTCACGCATCTTGAGTTTCTGCCGATCAGCGAATTTCCGTTTGATGGCTCATGGGGCTACCAGCCGCTTGGCATGTATGCCCCCACGATCCGCTTTGGGCCGCCACATGAGTTTCGGGATCTGGTGGAGGCGGCGCATAAGGCGGATTTGGGCGTGATCCTTGATTGGGTGCCCGGGCACTTCCCGGAAGACGCCCACGGCCTTGCCCGTTTCGACGGCACCCACCTTTACGAACATTCCGACCCGCGCGAGGGCTTCCATCAGGACTGGAACACGCTGATCTACAATTATGGGCGCACCGAGGTGAAAAACTACCTCACCGCCAACGCCTTGTATTGGCTGAGCGAATACCATGTCGACGGGCTGCGCGTGGATGCCGTCGCCTCAATGCTCTACCGCGATTATTCCCGCGCCCAGGATGCCTGGGTGCCCAACAAGGACGGCGGGCGCGAGAATTATGAGGCCATCGACTTCCTGAAGGAGATGAACACGCTTTGCTATGGCGAGGTGGAGGGCATCATGACGGTAGCCGAGGAATCCACCGCCTTTCCCGGCGTTTCCGCCCCGGTGGATGCGGGCGGGCTCGGCTTTGGCTTCAAGTGGAACATGGGGTGGATGAACGACACCCTGCGCTACATCGAAAAAGACCCGATCCACCGCAAATACGATCATCACCTGATGACCCTGCCGATCGACTATTCCTTTTCGGAAAATTTCATTCTGCCGATAAGCCATGACGAGGTGGTGCACGGCAAGGGCTCGATGATCGAGAAGATGCCGGGCGACGAATGGGAGAAATTCGCCAATCTGCGCGCCTACTACGGCTACATGTGGGGGCATCCCGGCAAGAAGCTGCTCTTCATGGGCTGCGAGTTTGGCCAGTGGAGCGAATGGAACCATGATGTCTCGCTCGATTGGGACGCCCTGCATGGCGAAAAGCAGCGCGGCCTTCAGAGCCTTGTGCGCGATCTGAACCACCTGCACCGCAACACGCCTGCTCTGCACCGGCGCGATTGTGACCCGTCTGGGTTTCGCTGGATCGCCAATGATCCAGAGCAGTCGCTCTCGGCTTTTGCCCGCTTCGGCGAGGAGGGGGACGCGCCGGTGGTGGTGGTCTGCAACTTCACGCCGGTCGAGCGCAACTGGCGCATCGGCGTGCCACGCCCGGGAACCTGGGAGGAGGTTCTCAACTCGGATGCTGCGGCCTATGGCGGCGGCGACCGGGGCAATGGCGGCGCGGTCCAGAGCCAAGCGGGCGACTGGGACGGGCTGCCGCAATCAATCGAACTCAAGGTGCCGCCTCTGGCCACCCTGATGCTTCGGCACAAGACTTAA
- the glgA gene encoding glycogen synthase GlgA, producing MIKVLSVASECAPLIKTGGLADVAGALPAALHEHGVEMCTLLPGYPAVMAALGKATEVAQIDGCFGGAARLLAGQAAGLELLVLDAPHLFDRAGSIYLGPDGLDWPDNPERFAALSRVAADIAAGELGAWRPDLVHCHDWQAGLVPYYLKRGAAEPVPSILTVHNIAFQGHAPMARARALGIAKADLSKDGVEYWGQISALKAGLVFADHLTTVSPTYAEELKTPEFGMGLDGVLRSRRADLSGILNGIDLTVWSPEVDSHIHTYKTPRGKLANKKALRAEFGLPETDGPLCVVVSRMTEQKGLDLLQQALPALLGGGGQLALLGSGDPGLEAAFKAMDDPNVAVRLGYDEALSHRMIAGGDAIIVPSRFEPCGLTQLYGLRYGTVPVVALTGGLADTVIPMTPATMAREVATGLQFHPITAEALGNALSRLCTLFQAPKLWSKVQRNAMAHPAGWGPSAAAYAALYADLIEAA from the coding sequence GTGATCAAGGTTCTCTCCGTCGCCTCCGAGTGCGCGCCACTCATCAAGACCGGCGGATTGGCCGATGTGGCCGGGGCTCTGCCCGCCGCCCTGCATGAGCACGGCGTCGAGATGTGCACCCTCTTGCCGGGCTACCCGGCTGTGATGGCGGCGCTGGGCAAGGCCACGGAGGTGGCGCAGATCGACGGCTGCTTTGGCGGCGCGGCCCGCTTGCTTGCGGGGCAGGCAGCCGGGCTGGAGCTGCTGGTGCTCGATGCGCCGCATCTGTTTGACCGGGCCGGTAGCATCTACCTTGGCCCGGATGGCCTCGACTGGCCCGATAACCCCGAGCGCTTCGCTGCGCTCAGCCGCGTGGCGGCGGATATTGCCGCTGGCGAGCTGGGGGCGTGGCGCCCCGATCTGGTGCATTGTCACGACTGGCAGGCGGGGCTCGTGCCCTACTATCTCAAGCGGGGCGCGGCGGAGCCGGTGCCAAGCATCCTGACGGTTCACAACATCGCCTTTCAGGGCCACGCCCCGATGGCCCGCGCCCGCGCTCTGGGGATCGCCAAGGCGGACCTGAGCAAAGATGGCGTGGAATACTGGGGGCAGATTTCGGCGCTCAAGGCCGGGCTGGTCTTTGCCGATCACCTCACCACCGTATCGCCGACCTACGCCGAAGAGCTGAAAACGCCAGAGTTCGGCATGGGGCTGGATGGGGTGCTGCGCAGCCGCCGCGCTGATCTGTCGGGCATCCTCAACGGGATTGATCTCACCGTCTGGTCGCCCGAGGTTGATAGCCACATCCACACCTACAAAACGCCACGCGGCAAGCTGGCCAACAAAAAGGCCCTGCGCGCCGAATTTGGCCTGCCCGAAACCGATGGCCCGCTCTGCGTGGTGGTCTCGCGGATGACCGAACAAAAGGGGCTGGACCTTTTGCAACAGGCCTTGCCCGCGCTGCTTGGCGGCGGCGGGCAGCTTGCACTGCTCGGCTCCGGTGATCCGGGGCTGGAGGCGGCCTTTAAGGCGATGGACGATCCGAATGTTGCCGTGCGCCTCGGCTATGACGAGGCCCTCTCACACCGCATGATCGCCGGGGGCGACGCAATCATCGTGCCCTCCCGGTTCGAGCCCTGCGGGCTGACCCAGCTTTACGGGCTGCGCTACGGCACGGTGCCAGTGGTTGCCCTGACCGGCGGCCTTGCCGACACCGTCATCCCGATGACGCCAGCAACAATGGCCCGCGAGGTGGCCACCGGGCTCCAGTTCCACCCGATCACCGCAGAGGCGCTGGGCAACGCATTGTCTCGGCTTTGCACCCTTTTTCAGGCCCCCAAGCTGTGGTCAAAGGTGCAGCGCAACGCAATGGCGCACCCCGCTGGCTGGGGGCCATCCGCCGCTGCCTATGCCGCCCTTTATGCTGATCTGATCGAGGCCGCCTGA